GACGCTCGGCGTCTGCTCCAGGACGAAGACGGGGCCGACCTCGCTGGCGCTGAACGTCTCCCCGATCTCACCGACCTCGACCATCGCGCGCATCGAGAAGCCGGCGGAGAAGGCGATCAGGCTCGAGACCGCGTAGGAGATGGCGGCGATGGGGGCGCCCCACTTGAGGATCGTCATGTCGCGGCTCATGTAGAACTTCGTGATGAGGTGGGGCTGGCCGGCCGATCCGACGGAGAACAGGATCCACCACGCGATGCCGACGAGGACGGCCGTCGTCGCGCCGCCCATCGCGCCGAACGGCGAGACCAGGTTCGGATCCGCGCTCGCCAGATTCCGGGAGATGTTCTCCATGCCGCCGCCGAACGACAGCGCGTACGCGAAGACGAAGACGGCGCCGGTGATCATGGTGAGCGCCTGCAGGAAGTCCGTCCAGACGCCCGCGATCATCCCCCCGAGCATGCTATAGAGCAGCAGGATGAGGGCCCCGCCGAGCAGCCCCCAGATGACGGGGATGCCGAAGATGGCGCGCATGACGAACTGCAGCGCCGCGAGGTTCGTCGCGAGGTAGGCGACGACGCCGACGATCACCGCGAGGCCGGTCAGCCCCCGGACGGTGTCGCTCTCGTAGCGGACGTACATCCCGTCGGCCAGCGTCAGCACGTTGCGGACGTCCGCCAGCAGTCGCATCCGCTTTGCGAGGACGATCCACGTCAGCAGGAACCCGAGCGGCGCGGTGAAGAAGATCCACAGCGCGGTCGTGCCGTACGCGTAGACCAGTTCGGGGCCGCCGACGAAACCGAAGCCCGACTGGATCACCGAGAACGCGGTCATCGCGAGCACCCACGTCCCGACGCTCTTGCCGGTGATCAGGAAGTCGCTCGTCGACTCGGTCCGCATCCAGCCCCAGACGCCGATCAGGACGACGATGAGCAGGTACGCCGCGCCGAACCCGAGGATGACGGGGTCGTCGGCGACGGGGATCCCCTCCTGAAGGGGCGCGGGTGCGAGCGGACTACTCATCGCCCTCACCTCCGTCCGTTACTTCGCCGCCGTCGGCCACTTCGGTGGTCCGGGACGGCTGCTCCGGCGCCAGCGGGAACGACTCGCGGCGCTGGCGTTCGCGGGCCGACTCGACGATGTCGTCGACGATCTCCTCGCCGGCGATGCGGTCGAAGATCAGCGAGTAGTAGATCGCCGCGGTCAGCGGAAGCAGCCAGATGAACCCGAAGTAGATCAGCGTGGCGGTCGGGACGCCGAGGACGTAGCTGTACTCGGTGGTCCCCGGCGCCCACGTCAGCCAGATGCCGGCCAGTCCGATCAGGAAGAACGCCGTTAGCGCTCCGATTAGCGCCGTGTACGGCGCCAGATCGGGATCGCCGGTCCCTCGCTCGATCGTCGCCGAGGCGATCACCGCGAGGATGAGCGCCGCCGCGACGACCGAGAACACCCTGTACAACCCGAGACTCGCCGTTGCCAGTGCACCCAGCGAGAGCACACCGATCGCGGCCATCGTGGTATTTCGTGCCATTGATCCGTGTCACCGTAGTTGCGGTCAACCCTACCGGGGACGAACCCCGGCCCGTAGCTGTCACCACAGCGGATCGTCGTCGGCCGACGTATCGTCGTATGTCACCAACTGCCGTGATACTTAGTATCGCATCACAGACTCCCGAGAAAGTGCTCGTTAACATGTCAACAGCGGACTCGAGACCGCCCTCGAGAACCCGTCCAGCGCCTCGAGTCGCGAGAAGCAGTCCGACGGAGCAACGATCGTCGAGGCGGACGACCGGCGATCAGTCGGCGACGAACGAATTACCGCACTCGGTACAGGTCATGCAAAAGGCGCCCTCGTCGGTGAGCTCGAGGCCGTGTCCGACCTCGGCTTCGCACTCCCGGCAGTAGAGCAGCGACTCGATCTGGTCCCAGTCGCGTCTCGCGTCGGGCGCGCCGAAGGCGAAGCCGACGACCGGCTCGTCCGAGTCGTCGTAGCCGTGCTGGAACTCCCCCGGCGCGAAGCGGATCACCTCGCCCGCCTCGACGACGCCCTCCCGCGCGTCCGCCTCGCCGTCCGGCGAGCGCGTGTCGAAGGTCACCGTCCCCTCTTGCACGTAGAAGACTTCCGCTTGATCGTGGTGGGTGTGAAGCCCGCCCGAGAGGGACTCGCCGGGCTCGAGTTCGAATACTGTCGGCTGTAAGTCAGTGCCGGAGATTCGCCGGACTGCTACGGCGAATCTCCGAACCGTTACAGCCGGCAGTATAGTTCATCGCGAAGTCCGTGAAGCCGAGCGCCTGCGAGATCGGCCGTCTGACGGAGTGAACCGCCCTCGGATTGCGTTCGATCTCGCCGTCGTCGACCGCGGTCTTCTCCATAGCGGCACATTCAGCCGCGACGGTATAAATTGCCCCGCGATATCGTATCGCACACAATCGCGGAGAGCGGCGGTACGCGAAGAGAAACGCATACGGTCGTCCGCTCCCGAGCACCGAGTGTGAACCGCCGTACGGTACTCGGATTCGCCGCGACGTCGGCCCTCGCGGGACTCGCGGGCTGTATCGAGGGCGTCAAGGAGCACTTCGGGCTGCAGGGCGTCATCCCCGTCGAGATCCAGAGCGAAGCCGACGAGACGCAGAACATCCTCCTCGAGTCGCGCGAACGCGAGTCGGGCCGGCAGAGCTACGAGCAGAGTTACTCCGTCACCCCGGGGGAGACCGTCAGCGCGCCCCACCTCGACCAGACGGAACAGAGCTTTCGCGTCGCCAAGATCGAGAACGAAACGGAGGCGACCGTCAGAGCGGTGTCGGTGACGCCCGATACCGACCTCGTGAAGATTCTGCTCTACGACGACGACCTCGTGGTCGAGGTCCGCCGGGACGACGGCGAAGACGAGATCGCCGACGGCGAGGACGGGGACGGCGACGGAAATGAGACGGCAGGGAACGGCAACCAGACCGACCCCGACGCGACCGGCAACGAGACGGCCGCAAACGAGACCGACGCGGACGAGTAAGTCGGCATTCTCCTCGCGCGGCGCCGGCGCGGAATAGCTCGCTACCTACGAGACCGCCAGTTCTCGAGACGAAGAGACGCTTCTCGAGTACTCGCTCCAAATACCGGATTCGACCGTCTACGCTCTTCCCGACCACTCACCGCTCCTCCCGGCCGCTCACGGATAGGGGTGGAACGCGCGCTCGAGGCGCGGTTCGAAGCCGAGATCCGCCGGCACCGTCCGCGCCCGCTCGCCGAAGAACGGCTCGCCGGTGAACAGCGGCTGGGCGCCGGGAACGACGACCCTGACCGCCTCGAAGCCGGTCTCCGCGACGTCTCGCGTCGTCAGCCGCGCCGCGTACGGCGTCAGGTCGGCATTGGTCGTCCGTTCGACGAGTTCCGTCAGCGCCGCCCGGCCCTCGGGCGCGGTCTCCGGCCCGACGCTTTCGGCCGAAACCGTCCGCTCGACGTCGACGAACCCGCGGACGACCTCGGGGAACGCCGCGTACTCCCCGATGGCGCCCGAGGCGTCGCCGACCTCCTCGGGGCCGAGGTTCCGCAGTTCCATCCAGTTCTGCAGCGCCTCCTCGAGCGCCGAGCGCGCGGCGGCCGTCGCGTCGAGGTCGGCCGCGGAGCCGACGGCGAACGCCGGCCACTCGTCGGCCGTCGGATCGACGGCGCCCTCGAGGGAGTCCGGATCGCGGTGGACGGCGACGGCGACGACCGGGACGTCGACGTCCTGGGTGACCAGCAGCGGCGTCACCGACAGTCCCTCGCCGCGGGCGCGGCGTTCGAGGACGGCGAAGCCGTCGTCGTCGACGGTCAGCCCGAGCGGGTCGAACGTCGAGTACCACGCGAGCATCGTCGCGTCCCGCTCGATGACCTCCGTCAGGCCCGAGAGCAGGGCGTCGACCGTCGACGAGCCGAGTCCGAGCCCCGTCGTGATGCCGGGGACGAGCCCCCGACCGCCTGCGGGTTGCGGGAACTGGACCGCGTCGGCCGGCAGGTGGGCGCCGTCGCCGGTCGCGACGTTCTCGCCCGGCACCCACCGGTGCTCGTCGCTCGGGTCGTAGGCGGGTGCATCGTCCGGGCACACGAGCGCCGTCGGCGAGACCGCGTTCTCGAGGTCGTCCTCGCTGGCGTGAACGAACTCCTCGTCCCGGTAGACGCCGGCGCAGTAGCGCTCGAGGCCCTCGCCGACGGCCTTCATCAGCGCGGCGTTCCAGTCGTCGGCGACGCCGGCCGCTTGCGTCGGCGCGCTCGCGTCGCTGAACCCCTGCGTGTTAGTCGTCGTCGCGAGGTAGTAGGGCGCGGGGAACGATTCGATCTCGCCGATGGTCCTGACGATGCCGACGCGGTCGTCGATCGCCGCCTCGGCGTGCTCGACGGCCGCGTCGAGGGCGAGCGCGTCGGCATCGTCGCGGTCGAGGGTCCGATCCCGCGTGTCGGTCTGACACTCACAGCCGGGAACGGGGAGAACTCGCCGCCTCGCGTGGGGCAGTTCCACGACGTGGCCGATCACCGACCGGTCGTCGCCCGACAGGACGCGGACGCACTCCCGGCCCGCGAGCGCGCCGGCGAGACGGGCCGTGCTGCGATCGGCCTGCGGTCGGTCGCTCCGCTCTCCCTCCGCTATGTTCGCGGCGACGCGCTGGCGGAGACAGTCGAAACAGCCCGTCGCGGGCGCGAAGCCCGAGACGGCCGCGTCGACGGCGGCGAGGGGCTGGCCGCCGACGCCGCCGATCTCGACGGCGATCCACGGCGTGCCGCCGGCGCGCGCGGCGTCCGCTCGGCGGAACGTGGCCGCGCCGGCCACGTCGCTGACGACCGCGAAGCGGGCGTCCTCGAGGTCGTCGGCTGTCGCGTCTTCGACGGTGACGTCGACGTCTCCGAGTGCGGTGACGACCGCCTCGCGGACCGGATCGTCACCGACGACGTGTACGTTCATACCGGATCACTCACAGGCCGGCATCAAAAGGGCCGCGCTCGGTCGCGATCGGGTGCGAGTCTCTCGAGGGTCTCAGTCGTCGTCGGAATCGCCGTCGCCGTCCGTCTCCTGGCGGGTCTCGGCGATGTCGATCGTCTCGCCGGTCTCCGAGGGCATGTCCTCGCCCTCCTGGATCGCCTGGGCCTCCTGTTCCATCGCCTCGACGTCCATCTCGACGTCCTCGATCTCGCCGAGCATCTCGGCGATGTCGTCCAGCCCGATCAGTTCGCGGGTCTCCTCGTCGAACTCGAGGCTCTCGAGCTGTTGACCGTCCCTCTCGACGTCGCTCCCGGTGAGGTGGGAGCCGTAGCGGCCGACCAGCGAGGTGAGTTCCTGGGGCATGACGAAGGTCGTCGACTCGCCCTGACCGATGTCGGCGAGCGTCTCCATTCCCTTCTCGATGACCGCGCGTTCGCCCATCGACTCGGCGGATTTGGCGCGCAGGACCGTCGAAATCGCGTCACCCTGGGCCTCGAGGATCTGGCTCTGCTTTTCACCCTGGGCGCGGATGATGTTCGACTGCTTGTCACCCTCCGCCTGTTCGACGGCGCTGCGGCGTTCACCCTGGGCCTCGAGGATCATGGCGCGTCGGCGTCGCTCGGCGGAGGTCTGTTCCTCCATCGCGCCCTTGACGCCCTTCGAGGGCGTGACCTCGCGGACCTCGACGCTCTCGACGCGGATCCCCCACTCGTCGGTGGGTTCGTCCAGTTCCTGGCGGATCCGTTCGTTGATCATCTCGCGCCGCGAGAGCGTGTCGTCGAGTTCCATATCGCCGATGACCGCGCGGAGGGTCGTCTGGGCCAGATTCGAGACGGCCCGCTGGTAGTCGTCGACCTCGAGGAACGCGCGCTTGGCGTCCATCACCCGGATGTAGACGACGGCGTCGGCCGTCACGGGCGAGTTGTCCCGCGTGATGGCCTCCTGGCTGGGCACGTCGATCGTCTGGGTCCGCATGTCGAACGTGTAGACCCGCGAGACGAACGGCGGGACGATGTTCAACCCCGGCTCGAGCAGTTTGCGATACTCGCCGAGGACGGTGAGCGCGCCCCTGTCGTAGGCGTCGACGATCTCGACCATCGACCAGACGGTGGCGACCACGACGACGAGAACGAGCGCACCGACGACCAGCAGCGGATCCTCGGCGACCGTTTGCACGGGATCGACTGAAAGCGGTGTCATATGTGACATACGGTACCGATCCGAATAACGCTTGGCCCAAACGAGATAACCCGGCGCCCTCGAGCGACGATTCGACACCGATCACGGGAAAACGGAGTGCGACTCGAGCGCGGGTCTCGAACCGATCGGTCGCTCGAGCTCGATCAGTCGCTCGAGGCGGCGTCCGCGTCGACGTAGACGAGTTCGTCGGCCCGCTCGAGCAAGCGAACGCCCCAGGTGACGGTCACGGGGACGAGCGCGGTGGTGAAGATCGCGATGAAGACCAGTATCGAGAACATCTGCGTGTCGATGACGCCGGCCTCGAGGGCGACGGTGGCGATGATGATCTCGACGGTTCCCCGTCCGTTCATCCCGAAGCCGACGACGAGCCCCTCCCGAGAGGTCAGCGACGTCGGCAGCGAGAAGAGCCAGGAGCCGACGATCTTTCCGAGGAAGGCGATGGCGACGAGGGCGACGAGGACGCCCAGCGAATCGGAGAAGACGTCGAACGTGATGTCGAAACCGACCGTCACGAAGAAGACGGGCGCGAACAGCCCCATCGCGAGGTCGTAGATGACGGTGTGCATGTGCTCGTAGAGGTCCGGCTCGACGTCGGCCTGCCGGAGGAACATGCCGGCCATGAAGCCGCCGATGATCATGTGCAGTTCCGCGAGCGTCGCCAGGTAGGCGAACAGCATCGAAACGAGCAGGGCGAAGGTGAAGGCGGTCGTCCGGTCGACGAAGCCGTACCGCTCGCGCTGGCGCTCGATGTGGTGCCACGCGACGGGCAGGAAGCGATAGCCAATCAGGAGCGTGATCACGAAGAAGGCGAGCGCCTTCGCGAGGATCAGCCCGATCTCGGTCGCGTCGAACGCGCCGGCGGTGACGTAGCTGTCGACGCCGGCGAACGCGACGAGCACCCCCACGTCGGAGGCCAGCGCTCCGCCGAGCAACACGTTCGCGATCCGCGTGTCCAAGAGCTCGAGGTCCGCGAGGATGCGGGACTTCGTGGCCAGCGACGTGGCTGCCATCGCGAGCCCGAGGAACAGGGCCGCGCCGACGGAGATATCGAGCAGGATCCCCGCGCCATAGCCCAGCCCGAACGGGATGACGAAGGCGCCGAAGGCGATCAGCAGCGACTGGGGCCCGAGGCGGAACAGTTCCCGGAGGTCGACCTCCATCCCGACGAACACCATCAGGAGGAACACGCCGAGCTCCGAGAGGACGGTCAGCAGCTCCGAGGGGTGTAACAGTCCCAGCAACGGCGGGCCGAACACGATGCCAGCGAACAGCTCCCCCATCATCGTCGGGTAGCCGAAGCGCTCGGCGACCCCGCCGAAGATCCACGCGACCGTCAGGACGAGCAGGAGGCTTAGAATATCGATGTGAACGGCTTCGACCATCGATCACCACCTCGAGCGACGAGTCGAGCGGTTGCGTCGCTGTTCCCCTCGAGCGAACCGGCGGCGGCTGTGGGCGGGGTAGTCCATGAAGAGGCAGCTCGATCGAATACGTCGGGTCACGGCCACTTCACTCGTGGGGATGTCCAACGGAATCGGAACGTATCCCTCAGTCATCGGTACTCACCTCCTCGACCTCGAGGTCGTCGCCGACGCCCTGAGCGGCGGCGGGTTCGGCGCCGCGCACGCCGGCGTCCCGCCAGGTGCCCCGGCGGTACCAGCCGTAGGCGAGGGCGGCGCCGATGGCGTTCGAGACGGCGAATGCGATCCAGATCCCCTCGTAGCCGATCGCCCTCGAGAGGCCGTAGGCGGTCGGGAGGCGGATGCCGGCGTAGATCACGAGGACGATCGCCGCCGCCGTGAGCGTCTTGCCGGTGCCCCGGAAGCTCCCGTTGTACGCCCGCATCACGCCGATGAAGCCGAACGACGGCGCGACGTACCGCAGGAAGGAGACGCCGATGTCGACGACCTCGGGATCGGTGGTGAACACGGCGATGATCGGCCGCGCCCCGAGCCACGCCACGACGCCGAGGGCGCCCAGCACGACGAACATCACTCGAGCCGCGAAGTTGGCGGCGTCGGCCGCGCGGTCCGGTTTGCCGGCGCCGACGTTCTGGCCGGTCATCGTCTCGACGCCGCGGGCGACCGCCACCGCCGGCAGGAAGATGACCGAGAACACGCGCGTCCCGACGCCGTAGGCGGCGACGACCGTGTCCGGGAAGAACGCGACGATGACCAGCAACAGGTTGATCGACAGCGCCCGGCCCATCCCCTCGACCGACGCCGGAACGCCGATTTCGACGAGTTTCCGCGCGTACGAGAGGTCCGGCCGCATCTGTTTCGGTCGAATCTTGACGCCCCTCGCGCCGCGAAACATGATCGCGAGGCCGACGACGAGGGCGACCCCTCGGGAGAAGACGGTCGCGATCGCCGCGCCCTGAATGCCGAGTTCGGGGAACGGCCCCCAGCCGAAGATCAGGAACGGGTCGATGACGACGTTGAGCAACACCGAGCCGAACATGACGAGCATCGGCGTGATCGTGTCCCCGTAGCCCCGCATGAGCGCGATGAAGACGAAGAAGCCGAACATGAAGGGCATGCCGAGCGAGATGACCTGCATGTAGTCGGTCGCCAGCGGCAACACGGCCTGGGAGGCGCCCAGCAGCCCGAGGAGCTCTCTGACGAAGCCGTAGCCGGCGACCCCGATGAGGGTGGCGCCGAGCAGCGACAGCGCGACGGTCTGGGAGGCGGCGTACTCCGCTTCGCTCTCTTCGTCCGCGCCGATGTGCTGGGCGACCAGGACGCTCCCGGCGACCGACAGCCCCATCCCGACCGAGATCAGCAGGAAGACCATCGGGAACGCGAAGCTGATCGCCGCCAGCGCGTCCGTGCTGTACTGGCCGAGCCAGAACGTGTCGATGAGGTTGTAGGCGGTCTGCAGCAGGTTCGTGACGATGATCGGCAAGGAGAGGTAGAACAGCGGCCGCGCGATCCCGCCCTCGGTCAGATCGAACTCCTCGCGGCCCTTGAAGAGATTTGAAAGGCGATCCGCGAGGCTCATCTAGTCACCCTCCGTCTCCTCATCTCCCGCGTCCTCCGAGCCGTCCGCTGTCGTCGCGTCCGTCTCGGCGGCCGACGAGGCGTCTGCCGTCCCGTCGGTCGAAGACGCGTCATCGTCGTCGAGACTCGAGTCGTCGGCCCGCAGGCCCTCGATGTACTCGTGGACGTACCGCCTGGTCTGCTCGAGGGACTGATCGACGGCCGCCGCGCGCGTCTGGGCGCCGTGGAAGACGGTGACGAGGAACTCGGCGGTCTCGTCGGGATCGACGTCCTCGCGGAACTGCCCGGCTTCGACTCCGGCCTCGACGAAGCTCGCGATCCGGTCGTGCATCGTCCGATCGAACTCGGTCAGCCGCTCCCGGTAGGCCTCGTTGTACGGCGACTGGGACTTGATCTCGAGGATCGCCGTCCGGAACTCCTCGGCGGCGTCGTCGTCGCCTTCCGTCAGCAACTCGTCGAACAGCGCGTGGAGCCGTTCGACCGGCGTCTCGCCGGCGAGCGTTTCGAGTCGCTCCTCGAACCGATCGAGCAGGAAGCCGAGGAACGACTCGAGGAGGTCCCCCTTGCCGTCGAAGTGGTAGTGCAGGGTGCCCTTGCTCTTGTCCGACTCCGCGGCGATGTCTTGCATCGTCAACTCCGCGTAGCCGTGTTTGCAGAGCGCCCGGTACGTCGCCTCCATGAGATCGTCGACGGTATCTTCGGACATTCGAGATTTCGTTACTCGACTTACTGACCGGCCAGTCAAAAGGGCTTTGCAACCGGACGGTCGCGATCGACTGGATCGCAAGACGGGCGGTCAAAGAGATGGCAAGAGGGACGAGAACAGTAGATAGTAACGCGATTTCTTTATTCGGACAGCAGTGTGAAACAGTCACTCAATAGAGAGAACTCACGAATCGTTCAATAGAGAACGAGTATGAATCGGTCGGTATAGGGGCCACGGGCGCTATTGTGTGGCTCTCAACAGTATAATTCTAATAGAAGGCCCACATCTAAGCGGATTTTCAGAAATATGCCTCTCTGATCACAACCAGTAGCCAGACTATCGGTGCAAGAGCGAGTATCAGGCCTAATATGCCTATCGGATAGTTCCCTTCTACGAGTCCTCGCGCCCACCCCCTTCCGAGGTAAAAAATGAACAGGGAAAGGACAACTACAATCGCATTGCGGAGCGAAACGTCCAATCCTTCCGAATTGGAATCAGTCGACGGCATTTCGTAATAATTCGTCTCGTCTCGCTATAAGCGTTCTCCCGTTACGTTCGAACACGTACTCAACGAAATCAGATATCCAGTTCCAGGCGTCGTTCTGAATAAAGGAATCGGAGTACTAACTACTGATACTGAGACGGCAGGACGGATACTCGCCGTCCGACGCGTCGCGACGACGAAACTCAGTCCTGCTCGCGCAGTCGCTCGAGGACGTCGCGGGCGTTCTCGACGGCCTTCTCCTTCTTGGCGGGATAGGCCTCGACCTTCCCGCGGAAGGTGATGCCGTCGCCGAGTCGAACGTCCCCTTGGAAGGCGGCCTGCTTGTCGAGTCGCAGGAAGAGTTCGGTGTTCTCGGTGACCCGCTCGTCGAGTTCGTCGATCACGTCGTCGAAGCTCTCGAGGTCGGCCAGCCGCGAGAGGACGTGGCGGACGTCGTCGGCCTTCTCGACGCGAGCCGAGAGGACCAGAATGCGGTCGCCGTAGTGGCCCTCGCTCTCGACGCGTTCGATCTCGAACGGTTCGTCGTCGCCGTCGGGAAGAAACGTGCGCAGGGCCTCCTCGACGCGTTTCTCGTCCTCGGTGGCGTAGCAGAACGTGCGTAAGTCGACGTAGTGAAGCGGGATCTGTGGCATCTGAACCTGTCCGTGTCCGTGTCCGTGTCCGTGAAACGGTCGCGAATCGAATCCTCGCGACCAGCGGTCGTTATTCCTCGTCCTCGTCTTCGTCTTCGCCGTCGTCGTCGGCCGCCTCGAGGTCGTCCTCGGGGACGCCGGTCTCCTGTCCGTCCTCGAAGCTGACGGTGTAGGTGACGTCGCCGAACATCGACTCCATCGTCTGGGTGACGGTGCCGGTCTCTCCGTCGAACTCGCTGTGCTCGTCGTTCAGGACGACGCGATCGTCTTCCTCGAAGCTCATACCCGATGGTTCCCCGCGGTCGCGTAAAAAGGGACTGATTCAGTCGTTCGCCGCCGTCGCCCGGTCGCGCAACCGCTCGTAGCCGTAGCCGACGGCGACCGCGATCGAATAGCTCGCGCCGAGGAACGGCACCCAGTAGATCCAGAACTCGAAGCGCGGCGCGAGGGCGTTTCCGATCGCCGTCCCGACGCCGTAGAGCAGGTACCCCGGGAGCGCGAACGGCGAGAACAGCCGCGAGTCGAGCCAACCGAGGGCGAACGGGACGACGACCGCCGCGAAGGCGGCGACCGTCGCGGGGCTCGCGACGGCCCGGCGGAGCGACGCCGGCAGGTACCGCTCGAGCGCGGCGCTCGCACCGTCCCCCGGACGCTCGCGTTCGGCGGTCATTCGGCACCTCCGGCCTCGACCTCGAGCAGGCCGTGCATCGCGAGGACGCGCGCCGTCGCCAGCCGCGTCAGTTCGACCCTCGTCTCGCGGTCCAACAGGAACTCGGTCGTCTCGAAGAGGTAGGCCGTCGACTCGAGTTCGCGGGCGGCCTTCTGGAAGAGCAGGGGGCTCGAGAGGTCGGTCTCCCGGGCCGTGAACCGGTGGAAGGGGAGGTACCAGGGGACGCCGTCGGCGTCGAGCGCGGCGGCGAGTTCGTCGCCGCGGGCGTCCGGCGAGTGAAAGATCGCCTGCCCGACGTACTCCCGGTGAAGTCCGTAGACGCCGAGCGAGCGGTGGAGGTCGAGGACGACGTCCGGTTCGCGGCGTTCGACGGCGTCCCAGATTCCGCGCGCGAGTTCGGTCGTCGGCTCCTGACCGACCGGAAACATGCGGTTCAAATCGCCGTCGGGGCCCTCCCGCTCGTCGTTCTCGACGGCCTCCCGGTTCGTCTCGGGGACGACGACGAGCGTGCCCGCGTCGGGGCGCCAGTCGACGACCTCGCGAGCGACCGCGACGCCGCTTCGCTCGTCGCCGTGGACGCCGCCGAACACCATCGCCGTCGGACCGTCCCGCGGCGAGTCGATCTCGTACAGCGGCGTCTCGTGATCGGTGTCCGGAAGGAGCCGTTGCGTCTGCGTTTCGGCCTCGCCCGCGTCGCTCGGCGCTCGAGCGGCCGCGAGCAGCCGGTCGTTACCCGACGGCTGACTCGCGACGCCGGCGGTAACCGTTCCCGCGAGAACGCCGCCGGCGGCCAACAGGGTCCGACGATTCATCGGATCGGAGAACGTCGTCCCGCTTGAAGCGCTTTCCCATCGACGACGCGCGACGTCGCGACTGAGTGAGACGGGACTCGAGGGACCCGATGCGACCGACGGTCGGTCGCGGTCGAACTATCGCATGTTCTCGAGGGCGACGACGGTGTCCGACATGAGCCACGCGTCCTCGTTGGCGGCGTCTTCGATGCTGAGTGCGAAGAACGACTCGCGGCCGTCGTCGACCGTAATTCGGTAGCTACGGCTCTCTAGGCGGACTTCTGCGGACGGGTTCGATTCAGCGGGGACCACAGTCGTGCTCGGGAACCAGCGGGGATAACTCGCTCGGTCGGCGGTCGATCCGGGTCGGACCGAGTCGCGAACGGTCGCACGAGAGCCGTCCGAACGGGGACGGATTAGCAATATCGACGGACGCTATC
This portion of the Haloterrigena gelatinilytica genome encodes:
- a CDS encoding DUF1918 domain-containing protein — its product is MSFEEDDRVVLNDEHSEFDGETGTVTQTMESMFGDVTYTVSFEDGQETGVPEDDLEAADDDGEDEDEDEE
- a CDS encoding succinylglutamate desuccinylase/aspartoacylase family protein — protein: MNRRTLLAAGGVLAGTVTAGVASQPSGNDRLLAAARAPSDAGEAETQTQRLLPDTDHETPLYEIDSPRDGPTAMVFGGVHGDERSGVAVAREVVDWRPDAGTLVVVPETNREAVENDEREGPDGDLNRMFPVGQEPTTELARGIWDAVERREPDVVLDLHRSLGVYGLHREYVGQAIFHSPDARGDELAAALDADGVPWYLPFHRFTARETDLSSPLLFQKAARELESTAYLFETTEFLLDRETRVELTRLATARVLAMHGLLEVEAGGAE